In the Thermococcus sp. MAR1 genome, one interval contains:
- the minD gene encoding cell division ATPase MinD: protein MEGRSIVFASGKGGTGKTTTVANLGVALAQFGKEVILLDADITMANLSLVLGMEDIPITLHDVLAGEADLRDAIYEGPAGVKVIPGGLSLEKIKKAKPERLRQLIREIGQMADFVLIDAPAGLEMTSVTALLIGKELIIVTNPEISAITDSLKTKLIAEKLGTLPLGAILNRVTNEKTELTQEEIEAILEVPVLAMIPEDPEVKRASAYGVPLVIKNPTSPAAIAIKQLAAKLAGIKWQAPEPESPIKRVFKALFGGRK, encoded by the coding sequence TTGGAAGGTCGTTCGATTGTTTTTGCATCGGGAAAGGGTGGAACGGGTAAAACAACGACTGTTGCCAATCTGGGTGTTGCCCTTGCCCAGTTTGGAAAGGAGGTTATCCTGCTGGATGCTGATATAACCATGGCAAACCTCAGCCTTGTTCTCGGTATGGAGGATATTCCAATAACACTCCACGATGTTCTGGCAGGAGAGGCCGATCTCAGGGATGCGATCTACGAAGGCCCGGCCGGGGTTAAGGTCATCCCCGGTGGGCTGAGCCTTGAGAAGATAAAGAAGGCCAAGCCAGAAAGGCTCAGGCAGCTTATCAGAGAAATCGGCCAGATGGCGGATTTTGTCCTCATCGATGCCCCAGCGGGCCTTGAGATGACGTCAGTTACAGCACTCCTCATTGGAAAGGAGCTTATAATCGTTACAAACCCCGAGATATCGGCCATCACGGACTCTCTCAAGACAAAACTAATCGCCGAGAAACTTGGAACCCTTCCGCTCGGTGCGATACTCAACAGAGTCACCAACGAGAAGACCGAACTGACTCAGGAGGAGATAGAGGCCATACTTGAAGTTCCAGTCTTAGCCATGATACCCGAGGATCCGGAGGTCAAGCGTGCTTCCGCCTACGGTGTGCCCCTCGTCATCAAGAACCCGACCAGCCCTGCTGCCATAGCGATCAAGCAGCTCGCGGCCAAACTCGCGGGAATCAAGTGGCAGGCACCCGAGCCAGAGAGCCCGATAAAGAGGGTGTTCAAAGCACTGTTTGGAGGGAGGAAGTAA
- a CDS encoding nodulation protein NfeD, whose amino-acid sequence MRLKIALVALMMLVMLLPSVHGQGNVVYVAKVDGMITGYTVDQFDRYISEAERNNAEAIIIELNTPGGRADAMQAIVTRIQNSKVPVIIYVHPSGGMAASAGTYIALSSHLIAMTPGTVIGACRPILGYGQNGSIVEAPPKITNFYVAYLRELARMSGRNETLAEEFITKDRSVTPEEALRYGVIEVIATNVDELLQKADGMETKIPVAGRGKVTLHLRNARLVYIEPSFRDTVVKYITDPTIAYLLLNLGFIGLIFGFLTPGWHVPETAGAIMLVLGLIGLGYFGYSSAALILIVLAMIFFIAEALTPTFGLFTVAGVITFILGGIMLFSGNGGEYLVTGETYSILRIAIIVMAILLGLFFLFGAATVIKAHRKKPEAGREELVGEVGKVVEDLDPEGVVKLHGELWKAESKDGNRIPVGEKIRVAEVKGLTLIVERIEDRREE is encoded by the coding sequence ATGAGACTGAAAATTGCCCTGGTTGCTCTGATGATGCTCGTCATGCTCCTGCCGAGTGTCCATGGCCAAGGCAACGTGGTTTACGTGGCCAAAGTTGACGGTATGATTACTGGCTACACCGTTGACCAGTTTGACAGATACATCAGCGAAGCCGAGAGGAACAACGCAGAGGCAATAATAATCGAGCTCAACACCCCAGGTGGCCGCGCCGATGCAATGCAGGCCATCGTTACGAGAATCCAAAACTCAAAGGTTCCTGTCATAATCTACGTTCATCCCTCCGGAGGGATGGCGGCCTCTGCAGGCACTTACATAGCACTGAGCTCCCATCTGATAGCGATGACACCTGGCACTGTCATAGGGGCCTGTAGGCCTATACTCGGCTACGGCCAAAACGGGAGCATTGTCGAGGCCCCGCCAAAGATAACGAACTTCTACGTGGCCTACCTCAGGGAGCTCGCGAGGATGAGCGGGAGAAACGAGACACTCGCCGAAGAGTTTATAACGAAAGATAGGAGCGTCACTCCGGAGGAGGCACTGAGATACGGTGTCATCGAGGTTATTGCAACTAACGTTGACGAACTTCTCCAGAAGGCCGATGGAATGGAGACAAAGATACCCGTGGCTGGAAGGGGGAAGGTAACCCTGCACCTCAGGAACGCGAGACTCGTCTACATCGAGCCGTCCTTCAGGGACACGGTAGTCAAGTACATAACTGACCCGACGATAGCGTACCTCCTCCTCAACCTTGGATTCATCGGCCTAATATTCGGCTTCCTCACACCCGGCTGGCACGTTCCTGAAACAGCAGGTGCCATAATGCTCGTTCTCGGCCTCATAGGCCTGGGATATTTCGGTTACAGCAGCGCGGCATTAATACTCATCGTGCTCGCCATGATATTCTTCATAGCCGAAGCACTGACGCCGACCTTTGGCTTGTTCACCGTAGCGGGCGTCATAACCTTTATTCTGGGTGGAATCATGCTCTTCAGCGGAAACGGGGGTGAATACCTGGTGACCGGTGAAACGTACTCGATACTCAGAATAGCCATCATCGTCATGGCAATACTCCTTGGACTGTTCTTCCTCTTCGGTGCGGCGACAGTGATCAAAGCACACAGGAAGAAGCCAGAGGCCGGAAGGGAGGAGCTCGTGGGAGAGGTCGGTAAGGTAGTCGAGGACCTCGACCCTGAAGGAGTCGTCAAGCTCCACGGTGAACTCTGGAAGGCGGAGAGCAAGGATGGAAATAGGATACCCGTTGGAGAAAAAATTAGGGTTGCTGAAGTCAAGGGGCTCACCCTTATCGTTGAAAGAATTGAGGACAGGAGGGAGGAATGA
- a CDS encoding geranylgeranylglyceryl/heptaprenylglyceryl phosphate synthase, with protein sequence MKLELGRVESYIHEKLKNEKLHFVLLDPDDVTPEEAARIAEMSEEIGVDAIMIGGSTGAEGDVLDGVVKVIKESSNLPTILFPGSHGGISRHADAIFFMSLLNSTNPFFITGSQALGAFTVKRYGIEPIPMAYLIVEPGETVGWVGDAKPIPRHKPKIAAAYALAGQYLGMRLVYLEAGSGAPQPVPPEMIALVKRVIDVPLIVGGGIRTGEQAKKAVEAGADIIVTGTAIEKAGSLEKAREKLEELNKGIKG encoded by the coding sequence ATGAAGCTTGAACTGGGGAGAGTTGAGTCGTACATCCATGAAAAGCTCAAAAATGAGAAGCTTCACTTTGTTCTCCTCGATCCCGATGACGTGACGCCCGAGGAAGCCGCCAGGATAGCGGAGATGAGCGAGGAGATAGGGGTAGATGCCATAATGATAGGCGGCTCGACGGGGGCCGAGGGGGATGTCCTCGACGGCGTTGTAAAGGTCATAAAAGAGAGCTCAAACCTTCCAACGATACTCTTTCCCGGTTCCCATGGCGGGATAAGCAGGCACGCCGATGCCATATTCTTCATGAGCCTGCTGAACTCTACCAACCCCTTTTTCATAACCGGCTCCCAGGCCCTAGGAGCCTTCACCGTCAAGCGCTACGGCATAGAGCCCATACCAATGGCGTATCTGATTGTTGAACCCGGGGAGACGGTGGGCTGGGTAGGCGATGCAAAGCCAATCCCAAGGCACAAGCCGAAGATAGCTGCCGCTTACGCATTAGCCGGCCAGTACCTCGGCATGAGGCTCGTTTACCTCGAAGCGGGAAGCGGGGCACCGCAGCCTGTTCCCCCCGAGATGATAGCGCTCGTGAAGCGCGTCATAGACGTTCCCCTCATAGTCGGGGGAGGGATAAGAACCGGGGAGCAGGCAAAGAAAGCTGTTGAAGCCGGGGCAGATATAATTGTTACTGGAACTGCCATAGAAAAAGCAGGTTCACTTGAGAAGGCCAGAGAGAAGCTGGAGGAGCTCAATAAGGGGATAAAGGGTTAG
- a CDS encoding AMP phosphorylase: MKAKVRILDMYSGRYSVFINEKEAKKAKLHPDDLVKIEAGKKTVYGSVVVSNLVKEGEIGISRDILGLHSFSEGEVVTVIPSGTPESVRYIKKKMHGGKLRKVEIEAIIKDIVDRKLRDIEISSFVTSLEINGLDMDEIAALTIAMAETGDMLDIDRKPIMDVHSIGGVPGNKTNILVVPIVAAAGLTIPKTSSRAITSAAGTADVVEVFAEVSFSLDEIKRIVEKIGACMVWGGALNLAPADDITIKSERALSIDPTGLMLASIMSKKYAMGSQYVLIDIPTGKGVKVETVDQARALARDFIELGRRLGQYVEVAITYGGQPIGHTVGPALEAREALSALMTGKGPGSLIEKATGLAGILLEMGGVAPTGMGKKMAREILESGKAYEKMREIIEEQGGNPDIKPEEIPIGDKTYTFTAPISGYITGIDNKAITAIARAAGAPEDKGAGIELYVKVGEKVKEGDPLFTIRAESEARLDQAIVLARRTEPIRIEGMVLQRIGNI, translated from the coding sequence ATGAAGGCCAAGGTTAGGATACTCGACATGTACAGCGGGAGGTATTCAGTCTTTATCAACGAGAAGGAAGCCAAGAAGGCCAAACTCCACCCGGATGACCTCGTGAAGATAGAGGCCGGAAAGAAAACCGTCTACGGAAGCGTTGTCGTGAGCAACCTCGTGAAGGAGGGGGAGATTGGGATAAGCAGGGACATACTCGGGCTCCACAGCTTCTCCGAGGGAGAGGTCGTCACCGTCATACCCAGCGGTACCCCCGAGAGCGTCCGCTACATAAAGAAGAAGATGCACGGAGGAAAACTCAGGAAAGTCGAGATAGAGGCGATAATCAAGGACATCGTGGACAGAAAGCTCCGTGACATCGAGATAAGCTCTTTCGTTACCTCGCTTGAGATAAACGGCCTCGACATGGATGAGATTGCCGCACTGACGATAGCGATGGCCGAGACCGGAGACATGCTCGACATAGACAGAAAGCCGATCATGGACGTCCACAGCATCGGAGGCGTCCCCGGAAACAAGACCAACATACTCGTCGTGCCGATAGTTGCAGCCGCGGGATTGACGATACCCAAGACCAGCTCGAGGGCAATCACTAGCGCCGCAGGCACCGCCGACGTGGTTGAGGTTTTCGCAGAGGTTAGCTTTTCCCTCGACGAAATAAAGCGCATCGTGGAAAAGATAGGCGCCTGTATGGTCTGGGGCGGTGCTCTGAACCTCGCCCCTGCCGACGACATTACGATAAAGTCCGAACGCGCGCTGAGCATCGACCCAACTGGCCTCATGCTGGCAAGCATAATGTCAAAGAAGTATGCGATGGGAAGCCAGTACGTCCTCATCGACATCCCAACGGGCAAGGGCGTCAAGGTGGAAACGGTCGATCAGGCGAGAGCCTTGGCCAGGGACTTCATAGAGCTAGGCAGAAGGCTCGGCCAGTACGTAGAGGTGGCTATAACCTACGGCGGTCAGCCGATAGGCCACACCGTCGGTCCCGCCCTAGAGGCCAGAGAGGCCCTTTCAGCACTCATGACCGGGAAGGGCCCAGGAAGCCTGATAGAGAAGGCCACCGGGCTGGCAGGCATTCTCCTTGAGATGGGCGGAGTTGCTCCGACAGGGATGGGCAAGAAGATGGCGAGAGAAATCTTGGAGAGCGGAAAAGCCTACGAGAAGATGAGGGAGATCATAGAGGAACAGGGTGGAAACCCCGACATCAAGCCGGAGGAGATACCGATAGGCGATAAGACCTACACCTTCACGGCCCCTATCAGTGGCTACATAACCGGAATAGACAACAAGGCAATAACTGCGATAGCCAGGGCCGCCGGTGCCCCCGAGGACAAGGGGGCTGGAATAGAACTATACGTCAAAGTCGGAGAGAAGGTCAAGGAAGGCGACCCCCTATTCACGATACGCGCCGAGAGCGAGGCCAGACTCGACCAGGCAATAGTCCTTGCCAGGAGAACAGAGCCGATAAGGATAGAGGGAATGGTGCTACAGAGGATAGGGAACATCTGA
- a CDS encoding M55 family metallopeptidase: MRAFISLDLEGLPYIVSREHLFVKGALYSEARKIATEIVKVTAETLHHELGFEEIIIADSHGPMVNILPEDTPDYIELVRGFPRPLSMVAFARGSDAALFLGYHAKAGTDRATFDHTYSGASIDSLEINGVEVSEFLLNAYLLGSWGIPVILVGGDRRLIETDVKTFTPWAVGVPFKESPSRYAAKSPGMRRIKAMLREGVIEAVERLKKEEAKPLVTEEPVHVRVRFLRSDMADTAELLPFVKRLDGKTVEFEAKTVEEAYKVFELLTLAAAGVNAIVTR, from the coding sequence ATGCGTGCATTCATATCCCTCGACCTTGAGGGCCTGCCATATATAGTCAGCAGGGAGCATCTCTTCGTGAAGGGAGCACTCTACTCAGAGGCCAGGAAGATAGCGACCGAGATAGTAAAGGTCACCGCGGAAACACTACACCACGAGCTGGGTTTCGAGGAAATCATCATAGCCGACAGTCACGGTCCTATGGTAAACATACTGCCCGAGGACACACCGGACTACATCGAGCTGGTGAGGGGCTTTCCAAGGCCGCTCAGCATGGTGGCCTTTGCAAGGGGGAGTGACGCAGCCCTCTTCCTTGGCTACCACGCCAAGGCGGGTACCGATAGAGCGACCTTCGACCACACATACAGTGGAGCATCAATAGACAGTCTGGAAATCAACGGCGTTGAAGTGAGCGAGTTCCTCCTCAACGCCTACCTCCTCGGCAGCTGGGGAATTCCCGTGATACTGGTGGGTGGAGACAGGAGGCTCATAGAGACCGACGTTAAAACCTTCACCCCCTGGGCAGTTGGTGTCCCCTTCAAGGAGTCCCCCTCGCGCTACGCCGCCAAGAGCCCCGGAATGCGCAGGATAAAGGCCATGCTGAGGGAGGGAGTTATAGAAGCCGTTGAAAGACTGAAGAAGGAGGAGGCAAAGCCGCTCGTGACTGAGGAGCCCGTCCACGTCAGGGTTCGCTTCCTCAGAAGCGACATGGCTGACACGGCCGAACTGCTGCCCTTTGTGAAGCGCCTTGATGGAAAAACGGTCGAGTTCGAGGCCAAGACCGTAGAAGAGGCATACAAGGTGTTCGAGCTGCTAACCTTGGCCGCGGCTGGTGTGAACGCGATAGTGACGAGGTAA
- a CDS encoding ScpA family protein, with protein sequence MESRREEEITPVDILLQLVQMGKVDPWNIDIVDLTEKYIERLREMKELDLRVSARAILAASILVRMKSEALLHADEEEEEEHHEERIRVEVEPLAPPLRRVERYYTFDDLLDALMDALEEAEKRKPRKRKKVEIEEEVFVVDDFRVDIEKHVYRLHEIVVNMYRETREPINFWDLVFDPTPKIVARTFLYLLFLSNMGKVDLIQEEPFGEIFVVPVGEA encoded by the coding sequence ATGGAATCTCGCCGTGAGGAGGAGATAACGCCCGTCGACATTCTCCTTCAGCTCGTTCAGATGGGCAAGGTCGACCCCTGGAACATAGACATAGTGGACCTGACCGAGAAGTACATCGAGAGACTCAGGGAAATGAAGGAGCTCGACCTCCGCGTTTCGGCGAGGGCCATCTTAGCGGCGTCAATCCTCGTCAGGATGAAGAGTGAAGCCCTGCTCCACGCCGACGAGGAGGAAGAGGAGGAGCACCACGAGGAGCGCATAAGGGTGGAGGTTGAACCCCTGGCACCTCCGCTCAGAAGGGTCGAGCGCTACTACACCTTCGACGACCTGCTTGATGCACTCATGGACGCCCTTGAGGAGGCCGAGAAGAGGAAGCCGCGGAAGAGGAAGAAGGTCGAGATAGAGGAGGAGGTATTCGTCGTCGACGACTTCCGCGTTGACATCGAGAAGCACGTTTACAGGCTCCACGAGATAGTCGTGAACATGTACAGGGAAACCAGGGAGCCGATAAACTTCTGGGACCTGGTCTTTGATCCGACGCCGAAGATAGTGGCCAGAACTTTCCTCTACCTGCTGTTCCTCTCCAACATGGGCAAGGTTGACCTCATTCAGGAGGAGCCCTTTGGGGAGATATTCGTCGTGCCTGTGGGGGAGGCCTGA
- a CDS encoding DEAD/DEAH box helicase, producing MYLRRDIIEPRVYQEVIYARCKDTNCLVVLPTGLGKTLIAMLIADYRLSKYGGKVLMLAPTKPLAVQHAESFRRLFDISPEKINVLTGELSPKQRAELWERSVIVTATPQTVENDILTGKISLEDVVLLVFDEAHRAVGNYSYVFIAREYLKTAKHPLVLGLTASPGSDEERIREIIRNLGIERIEIRTESSPDVKPYVQRMSFEWVKVELPGIYKEVRKLLREMLKESLKPLAQFGLVSTYSPDISKREVLQAGSKINQEVARGNYELGRLRMYQAKAVKLQHAIELLETQGLTALRAYLKKLREDKRTKSSRQLMEDPRMRKVIYLLVQAKELGLDHPKMESMLEMVKEQLKKKPNSKIIVFTNYRDTGRKIVEVLHGEGVTAERFIGQASRSNDRGMSQREQKEVLDRFSRGEFNVLVATSVGEEGLDVPEVDLVVFYEPVPSAIRSIQRRGRTGRHRPGRVVILMARGTRDEAYYWSSRRKEKGMFEAIKKIARELEKAHPNRAEIRENVPERVEMPSKGKITPLDEFLKPKEKPEKAEKKVEKAEKPTPSKEGVYEKLPIKPVFVKKPKGIVVYVDSRELRSGVPKHLKELGAEIEVRTLDVADYVVSEEVGIERKSANDFIQSIIDGRLFDQVERLKKAYEKPVIIIEGELYGIRNVHPNAIRGAIAAVTLDWGVPILFSSGTEETAQFIYLMAKREQEERKKEVRLRSEKKALTLAERQRLIVEGLPYVSSTLAKRLLRHFGNVERVFTATEEELQEVEGIGKKKAREIRKVITAPYVEDEDKA from the coding sequence ATGTATCTCCGCCGCGATATAATCGAGCCCCGCGTTTATCAGGAGGTAATCTACGCCCGCTGTAAGGACACCAACTGCCTCGTGGTTCTTCCGACGGGGTTAGGAAAGACGCTTATAGCCATGCTCATAGCCGATTATAGGCTCTCGAAGTACGGGGGAAAAGTCCTCATGCTCGCCCCGACGAAGCCTTTGGCAGTCCAGCACGCCGAGAGCTTCAGGCGGCTCTTTGACATCTCCCCGGAGAAGATAAACGTCCTTACAGGCGAGCTCTCGCCCAAGCAGAGGGCCGAGCTGTGGGAGAGGAGTGTCATCGTGACGGCTACGCCCCAGACCGTTGAAAACGACATCCTCACCGGAAAAATCTCCTTGGAGGACGTTGTTCTGCTCGTTTTTGACGAGGCCCATAGGGCGGTGGGGAACTATTCCTACGTCTTCATAGCCAGGGAGTACCTTAAAACCGCTAAACACCCGCTCGTGCTCGGCCTCACGGCATCCCCCGGGAGCGACGAGGAGAGGATACGCGAGATAATCAGGAACCTCGGGATAGAGCGCATCGAGATCAGGACGGAGAGCTCGCCCGACGTCAAACCCTACGTGCAAAGAATGAGCTTTGAATGGGTGAAGGTCGAGCTTCCCGGCATCTACAAAGAGGTGCGGAAGCTCCTCCGAGAGATGCTCAAGGAGAGCCTCAAGCCCCTCGCCCAGTTCGGGCTTGTCTCGACTTACTCGCCGGACATCTCAAAGAGGGAAGTCCTCCAGGCGGGCTCGAAGATAAACCAGGAGGTCGCGCGGGGCAACTACGAGCTCGGCCGGCTTAGAATGTACCAGGCCAAGGCGGTGAAGCTGCAGCACGCGATAGAACTGCTTGAGACGCAGGGGCTGACTGCGCTGAGGGCTTATCTCAAGAAGCTCCGCGAAGATAAGAGGACGAAATCCAGCAGGCAGCTCATGGAAGACCCGCGCATGAGGAAGGTGATATACCTCCTTGTCCAGGCGAAGGAGCTCGGCCTCGACCACCCGAAGATGGAGAGCATGCTGGAGATGGTTAAGGAGCAACTGAAGAAAAAGCCGAACTCAAAAATCATAGTTTTCACCAACTACCGCGACACCGGGAGGAAGATCGTCGAGGTTCTCCACGGTGAGGGAGTAACTGCCGAGCGCTTCATCGGCCAGGCGAGCAGGAGCAACGACCGGGGGATGAGCCAGAGGGAGCAGAAAGAAGTCCTCGACAGGTTCTCGCGCGGCGAGTTCAACGTTTTGGTGGCCACGAGCGTTGGCGAGGAAGGCCTCGATGTTCCAGAGGTCGATCTCGTCGTCTTCTACGAGCCGGTGCCTTCTGCCATAAGGAGCATCCAGAGGCGCGGAAGGACCGGGAGGCACAGGCCGGGAAGGGTAGTTATACTGATGGCCAGGGGGACGCGCGATGAAGCCTACTACTGGAGCTCAAGGAGAAAAGAAAAGGGCATGTTCGAGGCTATAAAAAAGATAGCGCGTGAACTTGAAAAAGCTCATCCAAACCGGGCTGAAATAAGGGAAAATGTTCCGGAGCGTGTTGAGATGCCTTCGAAGGGGAAGATAACCCCGCTCGATGAGTTCCTGAAGCCGAAGGAAAAGCCCGAAAAAGCTGAGAAGAAAGTGGAAAAGGCCGAGAAACCCACGCCTTCCAAGGAGGGGGTCTATGAGAAGCTCCCGATAAAGCCAGTCTTTGTGAAAAAACCGAAGGGGATAGTCGTCTACGTTGACAGCCGCGAGCTGAGGAGCGGCGTTCCAAAGCACCTGAAGGAGCTCGGGGCGGAGATAGAGGTCAGAACCCTCGACGTTGCCGACTACGTCGTGAGCGAGGAGGTCGGGATAGAAAGGAAGAGCGCCAACGACTTCATACAGTCCATCATAGACGGCAGGCTCTTCGACCAGGTTGAGCGCTTAAAGAAGGCCTACGAGAAGCCGGTGATAATCATAGAGGGCGAGCTTTACGGTATAAGGAACGTCCATCCCAACGCCATCCGCGGTGCCATAGCCGCCGTGACCCTCGACTGGGGTGTGCCGATACTGTTTTCATCCGGAACCGAGGAGACCGCCCAGTTCATATATCTCATGGCCAAGCGCGAGCAGGAGGAGAGAAAGAAGGAGGTAAGGCTGAGGAGCGAGAAGAAGGCGCTAACCCTCGCCGAGAGGCAGAGGCTCATCGTTGAGGGCCTTCCCTATGTCTCGTCCACACTTGCGAAGAGGCTCCTCCGGCACTTTGGAAACGTTGAACGGGTTTTCACCGCCACGGAGGAGGAGCTCCAAGAAGTCGAGGGAATAGGCAAAAAGAAGGCGAGGGAGATAAGGAAGGTGATAACAGCACCTTACGTGGAGGACGAGGACAAAGCTTAA
- a CDS encoding DUF2095 family protein: MDEKKKRAIDEFAWQEYDKEEFEERFPALAKELEEEGVPIDAYRTDEKKVIDEEARDFSGYNPTVIDFLRRCETDDEALEIINWMEEHGEITHEMAKELRITLVQKGVRAFGSKKEWGWYERHGKRE, from the coding sequence ATGGACGAAAAGAAAAAGAGAGCTATAGACGAGTTTGCTTGGCAGGAGTACGACAAAGAGGAGTTTGAGGAGCGTTTTCCTGCCCTGGCGAAAGAACTCGAGGAGGAAGGGGTTCCAATAGACGCTTACAGAACCGATGAGAAGAAGGTCATCGACGAGGAAGCGAGGGACTTCTCCGGCTACAATCCAACCGTCATAGACTTTCTCAGGAGATGCGAGACCGACGACGAGGCGCTTGAGATAATCAACTGGATGGAGGAGCACGGGGAGATAACCCACGAGATGGCCAAAGAGCTCCGTATAACCCTAGTCCAGAAAGGTGTTCGTGCCTTTGGCTCCAAAAAAGAATGGGGATGGTACGAGAGACACGGAAAGAGGGAATAA
- a CDS encoding slipin family protein: protein MSMALVSAGNVVLAIVLLFVLIILASAIKIVKEYERAVIFRLGRIVGARGPGLFFIIPIFEKAVIVDLRTRVLDVPVQETITKDNVPVRVNAVVYFRVIEPVKAVTQVSNYIMATSQIAQTTLRSVIGQAHLDELLSEREKLNLQLQKIIDEATDPWGIKVSTVEIKDVELPSGMQRAMARQAEAERERRARILLAEAERQAAEKLREAAEIISEHPMALQLRTLQTISDVASDKSNVIVLTLPMEMLKLFRSLADTAEVAKVKLEKEVREEAEKEAETKAEQE, encoded by the coding sequence ATGAGTATGGCCCTTGTAAGCGCCGGAAATGTTGTGTTGGCCATCGTTTTGTTGTTTGTGTTAATTATACTGGCAAGCGCCATAAAGATAGTCAAGGAGTACGAGAGGGCAGTGATATTCCGTCTCGGAAGAATAGTTGGGGCCAGAGGGCCTGGACTGTTCTTCATAATCCCGATATTCGAAAAGGCAGTAATAGTTGACCTTCGTACCAGGGTCCTGGACGTGCCCGTCCAGGAGACCATAACCAAGGACAACGTCCCCGTCAGGGTCAACGCGGTCGTTTACTTCCGCGTTATAGAGCCAGTCAAAGCGGTTACCCAAGTCAGCAACTACATCATGGCCACCAGCCAGATCGCCCAGACGACGCTGAGAAGTGTCATCGGTCAGGCGCACCTCGACGAACTGCTCAGCGAGAGGGAGAAGCTTAACCTCCAGCTCCAGAAGATAATTGACGAGGCCACCGACCCATGGGGAATAAAGGTCAGTACGGTCGAGATAAAGGACGTTGAGTTGCCAAGCGGAATGCAGAGGGCAATGGCGAGGCAGGCAGAGGCTGAGCGTGAGAGACGTGCTAGGATACTCCTTGCTGAGGCCGAGCGCCAGGCCGCCGAGAAGCTCCGTGAGGCCGCTGAGATAATCTCGGAGCACCCCATGGCACTCCAGCTCAGGACGCTCCAGACCATAAGCGATGTTGCCAGCGACAAGAGCAACGTCATCGTACTCACCCTGCCGATGGAGATGCTGAAGCTCTTCAGGAGTCTCGCCGACACTGCAGAGGTCGCCAAGGTAAAGCTTGAGAAAGAGGTCCGTGAGGAAGCTGAAAAGGAAGCCGAGACGAAGGCTGAGCAAGAGTAA
- a CDS encoding DUF123 domain-containing protein, protein MKGAYFLVIHLPKESEITTKGRRFPLKGGYYVYVGSAMNSLEKRVARHFRKNKKLHWHIDFLLKDAELLRAYLIPSGERLEEKLSAEVSRHGEAVKGFGASDVGVETNLYRFEEEPDAVLVGILENLRLKWKRIKSEREAIEFGGKNEA, encoded by the coding sequence ATGAAGGGTGCGTACTTCCTGGTTATCCATCTGCCCAAGGAGAGCGAAATAACCACGAAGGGACGCAGATTCCCACTAAAGGGTGGATACTACGTCTACGTCGGCTCCGCCATGAACTCCCTCGAGAAAAGAGTCGCCAGGCACTTCAGGAAAAACAAGAAACTTCACTGGCACATAGACTTCCTCCTGAAGGATGCGGAGCTCTTGAGGGCATACCTCATTCCCAGTGGGGAGCGGTTGGAGGAAAAGCTCTCCGCTGAGGTCTCCAGGCACGGAGAGGCCGTGAAAGGCTTCGGTGCGAGCGACGTTGGGGTGGAGACGAACCTCTACAGATTCGAGGAAGAGCCGGACGCAGTTCTGGTTGGGATACTCGAAAATCTCCGTCTGAAATGGAAAAGAATTAAAAGCGAGAGGGAAGCTATAGAATTCGGTGGAAAAAATGAAGCTTGA